A genomic window from Scophthalmus maximus strain ysfricsl-2021 chromosome 17, ASM2237912v1, whole genome shotgun sequence includes:
- the mybpc2a gene encoding myosin binding protein Ca isoform X12, whose product MPEPQKPAAEGDKAAAAPAETKEPVPGEAPQMAELTGLFVLKPESVTATKGKDITFVTKVDSTNLLRKPNMKWLKGKWLDLGSKAGKHLQFKETYDRNTKIYTYEMSIIKVVDGDAGGYRCEVTSKDKCDSCTFDISVQAVEEEQQDNILEAFKRSGDADEDAGDLDFSALLKKRQKKKQAPKEEVDVWEILKGANPCDYEKIAFQYGITDLRGMLKRLKKMKMESKKSDGAFLRKLDSAYSVDKGKTIQLTVEVADPDAPVTWLKNGQEIKPSAKYVFESVGNKRTLTINKCNLSDDAAYECVVGEEKSFTEVFVKEPPITITKPLDDVLTVVGEKVEFEVEVSEEGANVKWMKDGVELTRETAGSKYRIKKAGKKHILIINEATKEDIGMYYAFTNGGESKAELEVEDKELQVLQSIADLTVKSAEQAVFKCEVSDEKVTGKWFKDGVEVQPSDRIKITHIGRTHKLTIDDVKSSDAGDYTFVPDGYALSLSAKLNFLEIKIEYVPRQDPPKIHLDTSGTGNKNTITVVAGNKLRLDVEITGEPAPTVCWMKGDKVVAEAEGRVRVETRKTLSSFVIEGAERGDEGLYHIAVNNPAGEDKADLFIRVVDVPNPPENVKCSSVGEDCATIAWDPPAFDGGVPIKGYLMEKKKVGSARWTKLNFDVYESTTYEAKKMIEGVRYEMRVFAVNGIGVSQPSANSEPFMPIAATSEPTRLVVDDVTDTTCALKWLPPEKIGAGGIDGYIIEYCKEGGDQWVQANAAPVAKNQYRVKDLPVGEKMLFRVVAVNVAGRSPPATTAQAVTIREIMETPKIRLPRQLRTKLIRVVGEKLNLVIPFQGKPRPVVTWFKDGAPLDGKTIGTRTSEVDSILFIRSAERDHSGKYTLSVQIENVSDSADIYIQIVDKPGPPIAVHVTDVWGFNAALEWKPPKDDGNCDIIGYTIQKADMKTKDWFTVYEHNRRPGCTVSDLVMGNEYSFRVFSENICGHSDEPGVSKNNAVVTKTGLAYKPPPFKEKDMTRSPKFTAPLVNRTVVAGYAAAISCAVRGFPKPKIIWMKNNMIIGEDPKFLMQNNQGVLTLNIRKPSMFDGGRYSCRAINDLGQDEVECKLEVRVVKEKGEEAKK is encoded by the exons atCTACACTTACGAGATGAGCATCATCAAAGTAGTGGATGGGGACGCAGGTGGCTACCGCTGCGAGGTCACCTCCAAAGACAAGTGCGACAGCTGCACATTCGACATCTCCGTGCAGG ctgtggaagaggagcagcaggacaaCATCTTGGAGGCGTTTAAGCGATC CGGAGATGCAGATGAGGATGCCGGTGATCTTGACTTCAGCGCGCTGCTCAAGAAAAG gcagaagaagaaacaggccCCCAAAGAGGAAGTGGATGTTTGGGAAATCCTAAAGGGGGCCAACCCCTGTGACTACGAGAAGATCGCCTTCCAGTATGGCATCACGGACCTGAGGGGCATGCTGAAGAGgctgaagaagatgaagatggagtCCAAGAAGAGTGACG GAGCTTTCCTCAGGAAGCTGGATTCGGCCTACTCAGTGGACAAGGGCAAGACGATCCAGCTCACCGTGGAGGTGGCCGACCCCGACGCTCCGGTCACGTGGCTGAAGAATGGACAGGAGATCAAACCATCAGCCAA GTATGTGTTCGAGAGCGTGGGCAACAAGCGGACGCTCACTATCAACAAGTGCAACCTTTCGGATGACGCAGCGTACGAGTGCGTGGTCGGGGAGGAGAAGAGCTTCACGGAGGTTTTCGTCAAAG aGCCGCCGATCACCATCACCAAGCCGCTGGACGACGTCCTCACCGTGGTCGGTGAGAAGGTGGAGTTTGAGGTGGAAGTTTCAGAGGAAGGCGCCAACGTGAAATG GATGAAAGATGGGGTTGAGTTGACCAGAGAGACTGCAGGTTCAAAGTACAGGATTAAGAAAGCTGGGAAGAAGCACATTTTGATCATAAATGAAGCCACCAAGGAGGATATCGGGATGTACTACGCCTTCACCAATGGTGGGGAGTCGAAGGCAGAGCTGGAGGTTGAAG ATAAGGAGCTGCAGGTTCTGCAGAGCATTGCCGACCTGACAGTGAAGTCTGCCGAACAGGCTGTGTTCAAGTGCGAGGTGTCCGACGAAAAAGTGACGGGGAAGTGGTTCAAGGACGGCGTCGAAGTCCAGCCCAGCGATCGCATCAAAATAACGCACATCGGAAG GACCCACAAGCTGACAATTGATGACGTGAAGTCTTCGGACGCCGGAGATTACACTTTCGTCCCCGACGGCTACGCGCTGTCTCTCTCCGCAAAACTCAACTTCCTGG aGATCAAGATTGAATACGTTCCCCGACAAG ATCCGCCCAAAATCCACCTGGACACCAGCGGCACCGGCAACAAGAACACGATCACCGTGGTGGCCGGGAACAAACTTCGCCTCGACGTGGAGATCACGGGGGAGCCGGCCCCGACCGTGTGCTGGATGAAGGGAGACAAG gTGGTGGCTGAGGCCGAGGGACGGGTCCGCGTGGAGACCAGGAAGACCCTGAGCAGCTTTGTCATAGAGGGGGCGGAGAGAGGCGACGAGGGCCTTTACCACATCGCCGTGAATAATCCTGCCGGAGAAGACAAGGCGGACCTCTTCATCAGGGTCGTGG ATGTGCCCAATCCCCCCGAGAATGTCAAATGCTCGTCAGTTGGCGAGGACTGTGCCACGATCGCATGGGACCCTCCCGCGTTTGACGGCGGAGTTCCCATTAAAG GGTAcctgatggagaagaagaaggttggctcGGCCAGATGGACCAAGCTCAACTTTGACGTTTACGAGTCCACCACGTATGAGGCCAAGAAGATGATCGAAGGCGTGCGTTACGAGATGAGGGTGTTCGCAGTCAACGGCATCGGCGTCTCTCAGCCCAGTGCGAACTCAGAGCCCTTCATGCCCATCG ccgcCACCAGCGAGCCCACCCGTCTCGTGGTGGACGATGTGACAGACACTACCTGTGCACTCAAGTGGCTTCCTCCGGAGAAAATCGGAGCGGGCGGCATCGACGGTTACATCATCGAGTACTGCAAAGAAGGAG GGGACCAGTGGGTGCAGGCTAATGCGGCGCCAGTGGCAAAGAACCAGTACAGGGTGAAGGACCTCCCAGTCGGGGAGAAGATGCTGTTCAGAGTGGTGGCCGTCAACGTCGCGGGCCGCAGCCCGCCCGCCACGACCGCCCAGGCCGTCACTATCAGAGAGATCATGG AGACTCCAAAGATCCGCCTGCCGCGCCAACTGAGAACCAAACTCATCAGGGTTGTGGGCGAGAAGCTGAACCTGGTCATCCCCTTCCAG GGTAAACCTCGCCCCGTCGTGACCTGGTTCAAAGACGGCGCTCCCCTGGACGGCAAGACGATAGGAACCCGTACCAGTGAGGTGGACTCCATCCTCTTCATCCGCTCGGCGGAGAGGGACCACTCGGGAAAGTACACACTGTCCGTTCAGATTGAGAACGTGTCGGACAGCGCTGACATTTACATTCAGATTGTAG ATAAGCCCGGCCCTCCCATCGCTGTGCACGTCACAGACGTCTGGGGCTTCAACGCCGCGCTGGAGTGGAAGCCGCCGAAAGACGACGGCAACTGCGACATTATCGGCTACACCATTCAGAAGGCCGACATGAAGACTAAG GATTGGTTCACGGTCTACGAGCACAACCGTAGGCCCGGCTGCACCGTGTCTGACCTGGTCATGGGGAACGAGTATTCCTTCCGAGTGTTCAGCGAAAACATCTGCGGCCACAGCGACGAGCCCGGCGTCAGCAAGAACAACGCCGTCGTTACCAAGACAG GTTTGGCCTACAAACCTCCTCCCTTCAAAGAGAAGGACATGACCAGATCCCCCAAGTTCACGGCGCCCCTGGTGAACAGAACTGTGGTGGCGGGCTACGCCGCCGCCATCAGCTGTGCCGTCCGCGGCTTCCCCAAG CCAAAGATCATTTGGATGAAGAACAACATGATCATCGGTGAGGACCCCAAGTTCCTGATGCAGAACAACCAGGGCGTGTTGACGCTGAATATCCGCAAGCCGAGCATGTTCGACGGGGGCCGGTACTCCTGCAGGGCCATCAACGACCTCGGGCAGGACGAGGTGGAGTGCAAGCTGGAGGTTCGAG ttgtaaaagagaaaggagaggaggcgaAGAAATGA
- the mybpc2a gene encoding myosin binding protein Ca isoform X7 translates to MPEPQKPAAEGDKAAAAPAETKEKPAEEEELPADEPVPGEAPQMAELTGLFVLKPESVTATKGKDITFVTKVDSTNLLRKPNMKWLKGKWLDLGSKAGKHLQFKETYDRNTKIYTYEMSIIKVVDGDAGGYRCEVTSKDKCDSCTFDISVQAVEEEQQDNILEAFKRSGDADEDAGDLDFSALLKKRQKKKQAPKEEVDVWEILKGANPCDYEKIAFQYGITDLRGMLKRLKKMKMESKKSDGAFLRKLDSAYSVDKGKTIQLTVEVADPDAPVTWLKNGQEIKPSAKYVFESVGNKRTLTINKCNLSDDAAYECVVGEEKSFTEVFVKEPPITITKPLDDVLTVVGEKVEFEVEVSEEGANVKWMKDGVELTRETAGSKYRIKKAGKKHILIINEATKEDIGMYYAFTNGGESKAELEVEDKELQVLQSIADLTVKSAEQAVFKCEVSDEKVTGKWFKDGVEVQPSDRIKITHIGRTHKLTIDDVKSSDAGDYTFVPDGYALSLSAKLNFLEIKIEYVPRQDPPKIHLDTSGTGNKNTITVVAGNKLRLDVEITGEPAPTVCWMKGDKVVAEAEGRVRVETRKTLSSFVIEGAERGDEGLYHIAVNNPAGEDKADLFIRVVDVPNPPENVKCSSVGEDCATIAWDPPAFDGGVPIKGYLMEKKKVGSARWTKLNFDVYESTTYEAKKMIEGVRYEMRVFAVNGIGVSQPSANSEPFMPIAATSEPTRLVVDDVTDTTCALKWLPPEKIGAGGIDGYIIEYCKEGGDQWVQANAAPVAKNQYRVKDLPVGEKMLFRVVAVNVAGRSPPATTAQAVTIREIMETPKIRLPRQLRTKLIRVVGEKLNLVIPFQGKPRPVVTWFKDGAPLDGKTIGTRTSEVDSILFIRSAERDHSGKYTLSVQIENVSDSADIYIQIVDKPGPPIAVHVTDVWGFNAALEWKPPKDDGNCDIIGYTIQKADMKTKDWFTVYEHNRRPGCTVSDLVMGNEYSFRVFSENICGHSDEPGVSKNNAVVTKTGLAYKPPPFKEKDMTRSPKFTAPLVNRTVVAGYAAAISCAVRGFPKPKIIWMKNNMIIGEDPKFLMQNNQGVLTLNIRKPSMFDGGRYSCRAINDLGQDEVECKLEVRVVKEKGEEAKK, encoded by the exons atCTACACTTACGAGATGAGCATCATCAAAGTAGTGGATGGGGACGCAGGTGGCTACCGCTGCGAGGTCACCTCCAAAGACAAGTGCGACAGCTGCACATTCGACATCTCCGTGCAGG ctgtggaagaggagcagcaggacaaCATCTTGGAGGCGTTTAAGCGATC CGGAGATGCAGATGAGGATGCCGGTGATCTTGACTTCAGCGCGCTGCTCAAGAAAAG gcagaagaagaaacaggccCCCAAAGAGGAAGTGGATGTTTGGGAAATCCTAAAGGGGGCCAACCCCTGTGACTACGAGAAGATCGCCTTCCAGTATGGCATCACGGACCTGAGGGGCATGCTGAAGAGgctgaagaagatgaagatggagtCCAAGAAGAGTGACG GAGCTTTCCTCAGGAAGCTGGATTCGGCCTACTCAGTGGACAAGGGCAAGACGATCCAGCTCACCGTGGAGGTGGCCGACCCCGACGCTCCGGTCACGTGGCTGAAGAATGGACAGGAGATCAAACCATCAGCCAA GTATGTGTTCGAGAGCGTGGGCAACAAGCGGACGCTCACTATCAACAAGTGCAACCTTTCGGATGACGCAGCGTACGAGTGCGTGGTCGGGGAGGAGAAGAGCTTCACGGAGGTTTTCGTCAAAG aGCCGCCGATCACCATCACCAAGCCGCTGGACGACGTCCTCACCGTGGTCGGTGAGAAGGTGGAGTTTGAGGTGGAAGTTTCAGAGGAAGGCGCCAACGTGAAATG GATGAAAGATGGGGTTGAGTTGACCAGAGAGACTGCAGGTTCAAAGTACAGGATTAAGAAAGCTGGGAAGAAGCACATTTTGATCATAAATGAAGCCACCAAGGAGGATATCGGGATGTACTACGCCTTCACCAATGGTGGGGAGTCGAAGGCAGAGCTGGAGGTTGAAG ATAAGGAGCTGCAGGTTCTGCAGAGCATTGCCGACCTGACAGTGAAGTCTGCCGAACAGGCTGTGTTCAAGTGCGAGGTGTCCGACGAAAAAGTGACGGGGAAGTGGTTCAAGGACGGCGTCGAAGTCCAGCCCAGCGATCGCATCAAAATAACGCACATCGGAAG GACCCACAAGCTGACAATTGATGACGTGAAGTCTTCGGACGCCGGAGATTACACTTTCGTCCCCGACGGCTACGCGCTGTCTCTCTCCGCAAAACTCAACTTCCTGG aGATCAAGATTGAATACGTTCCCCGACAAG ATCCGCCCAAAATCCACCTGGACACCAGCGGCACCGGCAACAAGAACACGATCACCGTGGTGGCCGGGAACAAACTTCGCCTCGACGTGGAGATCACGGGGGAGCCGGCCCCGACCGTGTGCTGGATGAAGGGAGACAAG gTGGTGGCTGAGGCCGAGGGACGGGTCCGCGTGGAGACCAGGAAGACCCTGAGCAGCTTTGTCATAGAGGGGGCGGAGAGAGGCGACGAGGGCCTTTACCACATCGCCGTGAATAATCCTGCCGGAGAAGACAAGGCGGACCTCTTCATCAGGGTCGTGG ATGTGCCCAATCCCCCCGAGAATGTCAAATGCTCGTCAGTTGGCGAGGACTGTGCCACGATCGCATGGGACCCTCCCGCGTTTGACGGCGGAGTTCCCATTAAAG GGTAcctgatggagaagaagaaggttggctcGGCCAGATGGACCAAGCTCAACTTTGACGTTTACGAGTCCACCACGTATGAGGCCAAGAAGATGATCGAAGGCGTGCGTTACGAGATGAGGGTGTTCGCAGTCAACGGCATCGGCGTCTCTCAGCCCAGTGCGAACTCAGAGCCCTTCATGCCCATCG ccgcCACCAGCGAGCCCACCCGTCTCGTGGTGGACGATGTGACAGACACTACCTGTGCACTCAAGTGGCTTCCTCCGGAGAAAATCGGAGCGGGCGGCATCGACGGTTACATCATCGAGTACTGCAAAGAAGGAG GGGACCAGTGGGTGCAGGCTAATGCGGCGCCAGTGGCAAAGAACCAGTACAGGGTGAAGGACCTCCCAGTCGGGGAGAAGATGCTGTTCAGAGTGGTGGCCGTCAACGTCGCGGGCCGCAGCCCGCCCGCCACGACCGCCCAGGCCGTCACTATCAGAGAGATCATGG AGACTCCAAAGATCCGCCTGCCGCGCCAACTGAGAACCAAACTCATCAGGGTTGTGGGCGAGAAGCTGAACCTGGTCATCCCCTTCCAG GGTAAACCTCGCCCCGTCGTGACCTGGTTCAAAGACGGCGCTCCCCTGGACGGCAAGACGATAGGAACCCGTACCAGTGAGGTGGACTCCATCCTCTTCATCCGCTCGGCGGAGAGGGACCACTCGGGAAAGTACACACTGTCCGTTCAGATTGAGAACGTGTCGGACAGCGCTGACATTTACATTCAGATTGTAG ATAAGCCCGGCCCTCCCATCGCTGTGCACGTCACAGACGTCTGGGGCTTCAACGCCGCGCTGGAGTGGAAGCCGCCGAAAGACGACGGCAACTGCGACATTATCGGCTACACCATTCAGAAGGCCGACATGAAGACTAAG GATTGGTTCACGGTCTACGAGCACAACCGTAGGCCCGGCTGCACCGTGTCTGACCTGGTCATGGGGAACGAGTATTCCTTCCGAGTGTTCAGCGAAAACATCTGCGGCCACAGCGACGAGCCCGGCGTCAGCAAGAACAACGCCGTCGTTACCAAGACAG GTTTGGCCTACAAACCTCCTCCCTTCAAAGAGAAGGACATGACCAGATCCCCCAAGTTCACGGCGCCCCTGGTGAACAGAACTGTGGTGGCGGGCTACGCCGCCGCCATCAGCTGTGCCGTCCGCGGCTTCCCCAAG CCAAAGATCATTTGGATGAAGAACAACATGATCATCGGTGAGGACCCCAAGTTCCTGATGCAGAACAACCAGGGCGTGTTGACGCTGAATATCCGCAAGCCGAGCATGTTCGACGGGGGCCGGTACTCCTGCAGGGCCATCAACGACCTCGGGCAGGACGAGGTGGAGTGCAAGCTGGAGGTTCGAG ttgtaaaagagaaaggagaggaggcgaAGAAATGA
- the mybpc2a gene encoding myosin binding protein Ca isoform X15 encodes MPEPQKPDVRPAVEPVPGEAPQMAELTGLFVLKPESVTATKGKDITFVTKVDSTNLLRKPNMKWLKGKWLDLGSKAGKHLQFKETYDRNTKIYTYEMSIIKVVDGDAGGYRCEVTSKDKCDSCTFDISVQAVEEEQQDNILEAFKRSGDADEDAGDLDFSALLKKRQKKKQAPKEEVDVWEILKGANPCDYEKIAFQYGITDLRGMLKRLKKMKMESKKSDGAFLRKLDSAYSVDKGKTIQLTVEVADPDAPVTWLKNGQEIKPSAKYVFESVGNKRTLTINKCNLSDDAAYECVVGEEKSFTEVFVKEPPITITKPLDDVLTVVGEKVEFEVEVSEEGANVKWMKDGVELTRETAGSKYRIKKAGKKHILIINEATKEDIGMYYAFTNGGESKAELEVEDKELQVLQSIADLTVKSAEQAVFKCEVSDEKVTGKWFKDGVEVQPSDRIKITHIGRTHKLTIDDVKSSDAGDYTFVPDGYALSLSAKLNFLEIKIEYVPRQDPPKIHLDTSGTGNKNTITVVAGNKLRLDVEITGEPAPTVCWMKGDKVVAEAEGRVRVETRKTLSSFVIEGAERGDEGLYHIAVNNPAGEDKADLFIRVVDVPNPPENVKCSSVGEDCATIAWDPPAFDGGVPIKGYLMEKKKVGSARWTKLNFDVYESTTYEAKKMIEGVRYEMRVFAVNGIGVSQPSANSEPFMPIAATSEPTRLVVDDVTDTTCALKWLPPEKIGAGGIDGYIIEYCKEGGDQWVQANAAPVAKNQYRVKDLPVGEKMLFRVVAVNVAGRSPPATTAQAVTIREIMETPKIRLPRQLRTKLIRVVGEKLNLVIPFQGKPRPVVTWFKDGAPLDGKTIGTRTSEVDSILFIRSAERDHSGKYTLSVQIENVSDSADIYIQIVDKPGPPIAVHVTDVWGFNAALEWKPPKDDGNCDIIGYTIQKADMKTKDWFTVYEHNRRPGCTVSDLVMGNEYSFRVFSENICGHSDEPGVSKNNAVVTKTGLAYKPPPFKEKDMTRSPKFTAPLVNRTVVAGYAAAISCAVRGFPKPKIIWMKNNMIIGEDPKFLMQNNQGVLTLNIRKPSMFDGGRYSCRAINDLGQDEVECKLEVRVVKEKGEEAKK; translated from the exons atCTACACTTACGAGATGAGCATCATCAAAGTAGTGGATGGGGACGCAGGTGGCTACCGCTGCGAGGTCACCTCCAAAGACAAGTGCGACAGCTGCACATTCGACATCTCCGTGCAGG ctgtggaagaggagcagcaggacaaCATCTTGGAGGCGTTTAAGCGATC CGGAGATGCAGATGAGGATGCCGGTGATCTTGACTTCAGCGCGCTGCTCAAGAAAAG gcagaagaagaaacaggccCCCAAAGAGGAAGTGGATGTTTGGGAAATCCTAAAGGGGGCCAACCCCTGTGACTACGAGAAGATCGCCTTCCAGTATGGCATCACGGACCTGAGGGGCATGCTGAAGAGgctgaagaagatgaagatggagtCCAAGAAGAGTGACG GAGCTTTCCTCAGGAAGCTGGATTCGGCCTACTCAGTGGACAAGGGCAAGACGATCCAGCTCACCGTGGAGGTGGCCGACCCCGACGCTCCGGTCACGTGGCTGAAGAATGGACAGGAGATCAAACCATCAGCCAA GTATGTGTTCGAGAGCGTGGGCAACAAGCGGACGCTCACTATCAACAAGTGCAACCTTTCGGATGACGCAGCGTACGAGTGCGTGGTCGGGGAGGAGAAGAGCTTCACGGAGGTTTTCGTCAAAG aGCCGCCGATCACCATCACCAAGCCGCTGGACGACGTCCTCACCGTGGTCGGTGAGAAGGTGGAGTTTGAGGTGGAAGTTTCAGAGGAAGGCGCCAACGTGAAATG GATGAAAGATGGGGTTGAGTTGACCAGAGAGACTGCAGGTTCAAAGTACAGGATTAAGAAAGCTGGGAAGAAGCACATTTTGATCATAAATGAAGCCACCAAGGAGGATATCGGGATGTACTACGCCTTCACCAATGGTGGGGAGTCGAAGGCAGAGCTGGAGGTTGAAG ATAAGGAGCTGCAGGTTCTGCAGAGCATTGCCGACCTGACAGTGAAGTCTGCCGAACAGGCTGTGTTCAAGTGCGAGGTGTCCGACGAAAAAGTGACGGGGAAGTGGTTCAAGGACGGCGTCGAAGTCCAGCCCAGCGATCGCATCAAAATAACGCACATCGGAAG GACCCACAAGCTGACAATTGATGACGTGAAGTCTTCGGACGCCGGAGATTACACTTTCGTCCCCGACGGCTACGCGCTGTCTCTCTCCGCAAAACTCAACTTCCTGG aGATCAAGATTGAATACGTTCCCCGACAAG ATCCGCCCAAAATCCACCTGGACACCAGCGGCACCGGCAACAAGAACACGATCACCGTGGTGGCCGGGAACAAACTTCGCCTCGACGTGGAGATCACGGGGGAGCCGGCCCCGACCGTGTGCTGGATGAAGGGAGACAAG gTGGTGGCTGAGGCCGAGGGACGGGTCCGCGTGGAGACCAGGAAGACCCTGAGCAGCTTTGTCATAGAGGGGGCGGAGAGAGGCGACGAGGGCCTTTACCACATCGCCGTGAATAATCCTGCCGGAGAAGACAAGGCGGACCTCTTCATCAGGGTCGTGG ATGTGCCCAATCCCCCCGAGAATGTCAAATGCTCGTCAGTTGGCGAGGACTGTGCCACGATCGCATGGGACCCTCCCGCGTTTGACGGCGGAGTTCCCATTAAAG GGTAcctgatggagaagaagaaggttggctcGGCCAGATGGACCAAGCTCAACTTTGACGTTTACGAGTCCACCACGTATGAGGCCAAGAAGATGATCGAAGGCGTGCGTTACGAGATGAGGGTGTTCGCAGTCAACGGCATCGGCGTCTCTCAGCCCAGTGCGAACTCAGAGCCCTTCATGCCCATCG ccgcCACCAGCGAGCCCACCCGTCTCGTGGTGGACGATGTGACAGACACTACCTGTGCACTCAAGTGGCTTCCTCCGGAGAAAATCGGAGCGGGCGGCATCGACGGTTACATCATCGAGTACTGCAAAGAAGGAG GGGACCAGTGGGTGCAGGCTAATGCGGCGCCAGTGGCAAAGAACCAGTACAGGGTGAAGGACCTCCCAGTCGGGGAGAAGATGCTGTTCAGAGTGGTGGCCGTCAACGTCGCGGGCCGCAGCCCGCCCGCCACGACCGCCCAGGCCGTCACTATCAGAGAGATCATGG AGACTCCAAAGATCCGCCTGCCGCGCCAACTGAGAACCAAACTCATCAGGGTTGTGGGCGAGAAGCTGAACCTGGTCATCCCCTTCCAG GGTAAACCTCGCCCCGTCGTGACCTGGTTCAAAGACGGCGCTCCCCTGGACGGCAAGACGATAGGAACCCGTACCAGTGAGGTGGACTCCATCCTCTTCATCCGCTCGGCGGAGAGGGACCACTCGGGAAAGTACACACTGTCCGTTCAGATTGAGAACGTGTCGGACAGCGCTGACATTTACATTCAGATTGTAG ATAAGCCCGGCCCTCCCATCGCTGTGCACGTCACAGACGTCTGGGGCTTCAACGCCGCGCTGGAGTGGAAGCCGCCGAAAGACGACGGCAACTGCGACATTATCGGCTACACCATTCAGAAGGCCGACATGAAGACTAAG GATTGGTTCACGGTCTACGAGCACAACCGTAGGCCCGGCTGCACCGTGTCTGACCTGGTCATGGGGAACGAGTATTCCTTCCGAGTGTTCAGCGAAAACATCTGCGGCCACAGCGACGAGCCCGGCGTCAGCAAGAACAACGCCGTCGTTACCAAGACAG GTTTGGCCTACAAACCTCCTCCCTTCAAAGAGAAGGACATGACCAGATCCCCCAAGTTCACGGCGCCCCTGGTGAACAGAACTGTGGTGGCGGGCTACGCCGCCGCCATCAGCTGTGCCGTCCGCGGCTTCCCCAAG CCAAAGATCATTTGGATGAAGAACAACATGATCATCGGTGAGGACCCCAAGTTCCTGATGCAGAACAACCAGGGCGTGTTGACGCTGAATATCCGCAAGCCGAGCATGTTCGACGGGGGCCGGTACTCCTGCAGGGCCATCAACGACCTCGGGCAGGACGAGGTGGAGTGCAAGCTGGAGGTTCGAG ttgtaaaagagaaaggagaggaggcgaAGAAATGA